gaaagagaGGCTGAATTGAAAGCCAAAATTGAGCAAGAAAGAATAAGTAGAtatgaaaaattacaaggtGCTAATTTGTATTTGAAAAATCTTGATGACAACTTcagtaatgaaaatttgaaagatCTTTTTTCTCAGTATGGAACTATAACATCTTGCAAGGTATGtaagatatgaaaaatattcacATTGTATGTCTTATTTGTGCAGTAACTATCACTACATTTTTGTTCATCCTTATTTGAATATATCTCATGCATccaattaacttttaattatagtGAATGGTCATGTATGAAATACTTAGTGATTCTACATTGAATTGAATATGTTAGGTGACTGTCGACTCAAATGGACATAGCAAGGGATCTGGTTTTGTGGCTTTTTCTACACCAGAGGAAGCAAGTAAAGCTGTAAGTATTAATTTTGTATGGTTAAAAAGATCTAGCATATATATTAGGTGCTACCTTTGTGTGGTTAAAAAGATCTATTAGGTGCTAcctgctatttttttttttcttattgaatgGATGACTTTTTTTATCGTGTTTTATACAGTTGAATGAAATGAATGGCAAGTTGATTGGACGAAAGCCACTTTACGTTGCTGTGGCCCAGCGCAAAGAAGAGAGGAAAGCTCATTTACAGGTGATGCTTTTCTTGAATCTTATTGTTAATTATTCTTGTATGATATAAATCTTAAATACTTTCTATTAAGTAAATGGCACTCGTAGTTGACTGGCTTTTCTTTAATCGTATTTATTGAGATATTCATCTGTGCTTTATGATGTATATGTGCTTTATTTGTTGATTAAGGATAATCTTTTGGGGGTTATTTGAGTTTCTCCGTTTTGCtgtaattcttattttgaatttgCATGTTGTATCCTCAAAaatattcttccttttataattatcttagCATTTTTTCCTGAATTTGATGGTATGATAACAATTTGACTTTGTTCAGGCTCATTTTGCTCAAATCCGAACATCGGGTGGAATGACACCTCTGCCTGCTGGCATTCCTGTTTATCATCATCCAGGGGCACCAAGACTTGCTCCTCAACAATTATATTTTGGTCAAGGCAACCCTGGCTTCATGCCCCCACAGCCTGCTGGATATTCATTCCAGCAGCAAATTTTGCCTGGAATGAGGCCTGGGTTTGCCCCCAATTTCATTACTCCTTATCCCCTTCAAAGGCAGGCTCAGTCTGGACATAGGACTGGAGTTCGACGAAATGGAAATCTTCAACCAATGCAACAGAGCCAGGTGATTATTCTGTAATTCTAGGTTTGGAactaaatagtttttttaatccaCAATTATATTCTCAATGTTGAAAACAATTCAATGTTTCAAATCAGATGATGATGCATCGTAATTCCAACCAAGGGTTTCGATATATGCCTAATGGTCGAAATGGTCCAACTATGCCCATGCACTTTGATGGTTCTGGAATTAATGCAGCACCTAATGATGGTCAGCGTTCTGGAGCATTGTCTACTACACTTGCATCGGCTCTTGCGTCTGCCACTCCAGAAAATCAGCGCATGGTATGTATAAActgtatttttagtttaatcaCACACACAAGTTAAATCTAGTATTAAATATAGGATTGAAATTCAGGTGATCTAAACATGGACTAAATTTGAATTACAGAGCTGCCTATAAACGCATGTATGCAAATAACATATTTCATATTCCCATTTGAACTACTTAATTCACTGAACAATTTTTAGGATTaaagtttcttttaataatCTTTTGTTTGCCTCGAATGGATAAGGTTACAATGAAATTGACCTGTTATCTAATTTATtgcaaaaattatttgtaataatactTATTCAGTAAGTGCAATCATTGGTTTAAATGGTTGAACCTGAACAGATGTTGGGTGAACATCTATATCCTCTTGTGGAGCGGCTGACATTAAACCAATACACGGCAAAGGTGACTGGGATGCTACTGGAAATGGACCAGTCCGAAGTAATCAATCTCATCGAATCTCCTGAGGACCTGAAGACAAAGGTGTCTGAAGCTATGCAGGTATTATATGAGGCTGCACCTGAATCTGGAGTTGCTGATCAGATTGGATCGTTATCCGTAAATGAATGAAGCAGGTGTCTAAAGTTTTCACCAATATGATATCATTCTTTTGCGGAATTACTAATTTATGAGATGATATAGAGGGTGATGATGATACGGAGGGGCTGAAGGATTTCTTTGGTAGATTTTTTTAGCAATTGTTTCAGTATTTTTCGACTTTTTtatcattctattttatttaggaCTGAGTTTGCAGTAGAGTGATCGGTTTATTAGCTTTGGAaacaattttggatttttagaCATTTGATTTCGGATTTTGGTAGGcacattcttcaatcatttaatttcttaagttattaattttctttgttgGAATATCTGTCTAAGGTGGATCGTGGTGATGAATTATAGCATCAATGGTTTATACAGATTTGTCATTACTatttttttgtggtttttgtGTCTTTATCCTTTTCTGCAATAGCAATGTAATAGATTGGTGTTAGTCTCGgacaatatttaaaacttaaaaaagaaattactcattaaaatttttatcctTCTTCCAATAATGTACTAAATTGTTTTCTGATTTGTCTATGGTTACCCATGATACGATCATAACTCTAGCATTGTAGTTAGAAAGAGCAACAAATAC
This genomic interval from Vigna radiata var. radiata cultivar VC1973A chromosome 8, Vradiata_ver6, whole genome shotgun sequence contains the following:
- the LOC106769657 gene encoding polyadenylate-binding protein 3 — encoded protein: MAAAVSSPMTQSVTATAAPVTALGGGSFSNASLYVGDLDGNVNEEQLYDLFSQVAQIVSIRVCRDQSKRSSLGYAYVNFSNAQDATNAMELLNFTPVNGKPIRIMFSQRDPSIRKSGQGNVFIKNLDTSIDNKALHDTFAAFGTVLSCKVATDNNTGLPKGYGFVQFDNEDSAQNAIKQLNGMLINDKQVYVGLFIRRQARTNGSPKFTNVYVKNFSEAFTDEDLNKLFGSYGTITSATIMKDMNGKSRCFGFVNFQNPDSAATAVERLNGTAIDDKVLYVGRAQKKAEREAELKAKIEQERISRYEKLQGANLYLKNLDDNFSNENLKDLFSQYGTITSCKVTVDSNGHSKGSGFVAFSTPEEASKALNEMNGKLIGRKPLYVAVAQRKEERKAHLQAHFAQIRTSGGMTPLPAGIPVYHHPGAPRLAPQQLYFGQGNPGFMPPQPAGYSFQQQILPGMRPGFAPNFITPYPLQRQAQSGHRTGVRRNGNLQPMQQSQMMMHRNSNQGFRYMPNGRNGPTMPMHFDGSGINAAPNDGQRSGALSTTLASALASATPENQRMMLGEHLYPLVERLTLNQYTAKVTGMLLEMDQSEVINLIESPEDLKTKVSEAMQVLYEAAPESGVADQIGSLSVNE